From a single Nematostella vectensis chromosome 3, jaNemVect1.1, whole genome shotgun sequence genomic region:
- the LOC5518647 gene encoding lysM and putative peptidoglycan-binding domain-containing protein 2 → MSRAGVDSSSKKHHKNSPLLTSARKREANEGSSLSGRYESQKSYGSTTNPIKSGVDTKLVGHVLQESDTLQGLAIKYGVPMEDIRRVNKLWASDSLYILKIIKIPIKTESDFASLGDEEANCLESSTAPIPSVSKERMNVIHDAADENGDDIDGACISVNTEGFTCDLNNGKGKPAGKKEQIKSDPMAKFLSRLDSQIMQNVEKSEKLIKQSGPQVIQSLERRNPNSPSSDEDLFRPLSYGARRGTQEPAPAATGRFVSRARSKLNHTEDQFFEL, encoded by the exons ATGTCTCGTGCCGGGGTCGATTCCAGCAGCAAGAAACATCATAAAAATAGTCCTTTGTTAACCTCGGCTAGGAAACGAGAAGCTAACGAAGGGAGCTCACTCTCTGGACGCTATGAGTCCCAAAAGAGCTATGGATCTACGACAAATCCTATAAAGAGTGGCGTGGATACGAAACTTGTCGGTCATGTATTACAAGAAAGCGATACTCTACAGGGACTCGCCATTAAATATGGAGTGCCG ATGGAAGATATTAGAAGGGTGAACAAGTTATGGGCAAGTGACAGCTTGTATATTCTCAAAATTATCAAAATCCCTATAAAAACTGAGTCTGACTTTGCTAGTCTTGGTGATGAGGAAGCAAACTGTCTGGAGTCATCGACAGCACCAATACCAAGTGTTTCTAAAGAACGAATGAACGTTATTCATGATGCTGCTGATGAGAATGGTGATGATATCGATGGTGCTTGTATCTCTGTCAATACAGAGGGCTTCACATGTGACCTTAATAATGGTAAAGGAAAGCCTGCAGGGAAGAAAGAACAAATAAAATCAGATCCAATGGCCAAGTTCTTGAGTCGACTTGATTCACAGATTATGCAGAATGTAGAGAAATCAGAAAAGCTGAT AAAGCAGAGTGGACCCCAAGTTATTCAATCTCTGGAAAGAAGGAATCCCAATTCACCATCCTCTGATGAAGATCTGTTTAGACCATTATCATATGGGGCCAGACGGGGGACTCAGGAACCCGCCCCTGCGGCAACAGGACGCTTTGTCAGCAGAGCTAGGTCAAAACTTAACCACACTGAGGACCAGTTTTTTGAGTTATGA
- the LOC5518658 gene encoding restriction of telomere capping protein 5, with protein MFGSLHQWLMGRILNGGSAQPQVLPCCSWSHDSIVLLSPDTVWLLSMVLPGCYLGNQHALPTAAPSDDQEVPVWTLLYDCVEHGQSLNRFKHHCFSYRGPTLFIVRVMSGQVFVMAIDTEWRESSSSWGKTDCVMVYVQPQLQVLQGGANMVFFNERTRGRPMGIVLGPLANPWAVIDTDLSSVRLQGDSDTQTITKLEVWGCGGEKAKEFQKKQQQWERAQAEKSRKVKLPGKWDDNPDKAILEMAGIRTNYSQR; from the exons TGAATGGAGGGTCAGCACAACCACAG GTGTTACCATGCTGTTCCTGGTCCCATGACAGTATAGTACTCCTCAGTCCAGATACTGTCTGGCTCTTGTCCATGGTGCTTCCTGGATGTTACCTTGGTAACCAGCATGCCCTGCCTACTGCAGCACCCTCAGATGACCAGGAG GTTCCCGTTTGGACCCTCCTCTATGACTGTGTGGAGCACGGACAGAGCTTGAACAG GTTCAAGCACCATTGCTTCTCATACCGAGGTCCTACCCTTTTCATTGTGAGGGTCATGTCTGGTCAAGTCTTTGTTATGGCAATAGACACCGAATGGAG GGAGTCTTCATCTTCATGGGGTAAAACTGATTGTGTGATGGTTTACGTCCAGCCACAACTACAGGTTTTACAAG GGGGTGCCAACATGGTATTCTTCAATGAGCGAACCCGAGGGCGTCCCATGGGAATTGTACTGGGGCCACTTGCCAATCCATGGGCAGTTATAGATACGGATTTGTCCTCTGTCAGACTACAAGGCGACAGTGATACCCAGACCATCACGAAACTAGAG gtttgGGGATGTGGGGGAGAGAAAGCCAAAGAATTCCAGAAAAAGCAACAGCAATGGGAGCGTGCTCAGGCCGAGAAATCACGTAAG GTTAAGTTACCCGGAAAATGGGACGACAACCCAGATAAAGCAATACTAGAAATGGCAGGAATAAGAACAAACTACAGTCAAAGATGA